TAAAAGCTTTTCTGATACACTACGGAAACATATTTGCTTATGTTTTCTAGTTTATTTGGCCGTAACACCCCCGTTCACATGCGCGACATCACGTTGTATAACACCGAATCAGGTGAGCCTGAGATCTTTGTTCCTTTAAGTGACAAGGAAGTAAAGATGTACAGTTGTGGGCCAACCGTCTACGACTACGCGCATGTAGGTAATCTCCGCTCGTATGTATTTGCCGATATCCTCAAGCGTGTCTTGATCCGCAATGGCTATATTGTGAAGCATACGATCAACTTCACCGACTTTGGTCACCTGACTGACGACGGTGATGCTGGTGAAGACAAAATGATGAAGGGTCTCAAGCGTGAAGGCCTCCCGGTGACACTCGATGCCATGCGACAGTTGTCTGACCGCTACATCAAGGCATTCAAAGATGATTTTGATGAACTCCGCATCATGCCACCAGATACCTGGGCGCGTGCCAGCGAGTATGTCAACAAGCAGATCAGTTTGATCAAGACGCTTGATGAAAAAGGCTTTACGTATGAAACAAGTGACGGATTGTATTTTGATATCTCAAAATTCCCTACCTATGGCCGACTTGGCAAGATCAATCTCAAGAAACTAAAAAGCGGTGCTCGGGTGGAAGTGAATACTGAAAAGAAGCATCCGGCTGACTTCGCGGTTTGGAAGAAAAGTGAACTTGGTTGGGATAGCAAATGGGGCAAAGGTTTCCCAGGCTGGCACGTTGAGTGTTCTGCCATGGCAATGGACACACTTGGTAAGCAGATCGATATCCACACTGGTGGCATCGATCACATCCCTGTCCACCACAACGCTGAGATCTGCCAGAGTGAAGCCGCCACCGGCAAGCAGTTTGTGAAGTACTGGATGCACAATGCATTTATCACGATTGATAGCACCAAGATCGCAAAATCTCTTGGCAATTCCATCACTATGCGACACTTACGCGACCGCGGCTTTTCGGGTGATGATTACCGCTACTGGCTCCTCACCGCGCACTATCGCTCCCCTGCTAACTTCTCCTGGGAAGCGCTCAAGGCTGCCAAGCAAGCACTCTTCCGCTTGAAGCGCTATGTATACGAGGAATTCAAACAAAAGACAGCAACACCCGACCAAACCTACCTCGACCGCTTTGACACCTGCCTCGCCAACGACCTCGACACCCCAGGTGCGATCGCGACCCTCTGGGATATGGTGAACGACAAGAAGCTCGATGCGAAAGTAAAGTGCGGCACGCTCATGTCAATGGACGAAGTACTCGATATTGGTCTTTCTGATGATCTCTATGACGGCCAGCGTTCACTTGGCGTCGTTGCTCATGACGATCTGCCAGAAAAAATTCAGGCCCTTATCGACGAACGCGAAGCCGCCCGCATCGCTCGCAACTGGGAAATGGCCGATGCGCTCCGCGATAAGCTCAAGCTCGAAGGCTATGAACTTGAAGATACTCCGCTTGGCCCGAAGGTGACGAAAGTGTAACAGATCACATAAAAACGCGGCGGCCCGAAGGGCCGCCGCGCTTTTACACAACTAACAACCACCACCTGTGCTCGTAGACATAAGATAACCGATACCGATACAGGCCAATATGAACAATGGAGTAAAGGCCATTTTAAACAAATGCACTGATTGCTGTTTTCTTGCCCACTTATACAATCCGGCAAACAAAAAGAGCAGGCTGACAACAATTACAAACATGTTGAATGCCTTCCAGTACTGAAAGACGAAAAAGTAACTCGGCAAACAGAGCACCCCACCGACATCTCCTGAATACTGATGTGAAACATGGGTCTTTTGCAGAAATACATACAGCACCGCAAAAAACACTTCCATGAAGAAGACAACACCATAGCAGACCACCCTCCCCTTCGACATACTATCTGACTTCAGTGCTTGATTCATGTCTTATTTAATTTTAAAAATAGCACGCGAATTACTTCTTTTCGTACACGGCTGTGCACAAGACAGATCTTCTGCACCTAATCTATACAGGAGACATCGCAGGTTGTACTCGTCAGCATTTGGAGCACAGCCCATATGACAATTGAGAAAGCAACAGTGAGTGGTCCGGTTTTCAGGTGAGCACCTGCTGGTCGCCTACGTAGCAACAAATGATGTGGAAGGAGAACGAACCTTGCCTTAACAAAGCGCAATGGTAAAACCCAGGAGATGATTATTGAAACAATGTAGAGGAGTGACACTAAAACGGTTTCATTCATAATTTAAATGAGAGTGACGGAATTGATAAAGAATACATTGAACACAAACCACCACACTACAACGATCACAAAAGATATCAAAAAGTAAAGCAGGTATTTGTTTTTAAGCTGTTTATCCTTCCACCATCTGTACAACCAAGCAAGCAAAAGTGGTAAACAAATACCATACGTGAGAAACGGTATTACATATGAATTTATGAAAAATACAACAAGGACCGTTACACTCATGTTTCGAGTCTAGCACGCAACTTATCCCCTCTTTCCACACTATGCACAATTTGCATACAGAGCAGTCAAGCAACGTTGCGTGATAGAATGCCCTTACTATGTCCGTTGAGCACAATCGAGCACTGCGCACACCTCCAAGCAACATCGACGCTGAAAAGGCGCTCCTTGGTGCGATTATTCTCAAACCTGACGTGATGCACGACATCTCGGTCACCATTTGGCCGGAGAGTTTCTATGCTGACAAGCACGCGAAGATCTTTCAGGCGATCTCAGCGATCTTTTCTGGCGGTGATCCGATCGATACGGTGTCGGTCGTCACAAAGCTGAAAGACATGAACCAACTCGACCGAGTCGGCGGTGCATCATACATCACCGAACTGATCGAAACCGTACCTGCTGCTGGCAACGCCATGTACTACGCCAACCAAGTACAGAACAAAGCCACGCTGCGCAACCTCATTCACGCTGCCGATGATATCGCCGAGATCGGCTACTCCGATCCAGAGACGGTCGACGAAGCACTCGACCAAGCAGAGAAAAAGATCTTTCAGGCTACCCAGGCTCCATCAGCGCAGAAGTTTCGTCCGATCGGCAGCGCTCTGACCGAGGCTTGGGAGCGCTTCGAGCACCTGGCTGAAAACCCGCAAGACAAGCGCGGTGTTCCGTCTGGCTTTACCGCCCTTGATAATCTCCTCGCTGGCTTCCAGAAGTCTGACCTCGTGATCCTGGCCGCCCGACCTTCGATGGGTAAGACTACATTTGCGCTCGACCTGGCTCGCAACGCTGCCCTTCTACACGGCGCATCAGTCGGTATCTTTTCGCTTGAAATGTCCGACCAGCAGCTCGTCGATCGTATGCTCGCAGCCGAGGCGGGAGTAGACTCATGGAAACTCCGCACTGGCCGCCTCTCCAATGACTCAGAATACGAAGCCCTGCAAGGAGCAATGACCAAGCTTGCCAAAGCCCCGATCCACATCATCGACGAGGCGGCCATGAATATCGTAAAGATGCGTTCTGCTGCTCGCCGACTCAAAAACGAACACGGACTCGACATGCTCATCGTGGACTATCTCCAGCTCATGTCCCCTACTCTCACGAAGGGCTCCGACAGCATGGTGCAACAGATCACTGAAATTTCCCGCTCACTCAAGATACTCGCGAAGGAAATGGAGATTCCGGTCATCGCTCTCTCGCAGCTTTCGCGTGCCGTGGAGCAGCGTGGCGGTAAGCCACGTCTCTCTGACCTCCGTGACTCTGGTTCTATTGAACAGGACGCCGACGTGGTGATGTTCATCCACCGCGAGGACAAAATGAACAAAGACAAAGAAGCTGAGCGACCAAACATCGCCGAGATCCTCGTCGAGAAGCACCGTAACGGTGCCGTTGGCATGGCTGAGCTGTACTTCGACGGCCAACACGTCCGCTTTCTCAACCTCGATACACACCACGCCGCAGCGCCAGGTGGCGGCGATGATTTCTAGTTGACAATTATTAAACTAGTGATACTTTGAGTTTTGGAGTTAGAACATCCGGACAGGAGGACTGATGGTTACCTTTCACGTCTTTGCCTTACATCAGGGTCTTTTTGATAACAGACTCTTCACTTTCTGGTACATCCACGATAGAGAAAAGCATGTTCAACAAAACAGAAGCGGGCTGCAGCTAAGTTGCCTGCGAATCGCTCTAGAAATCAAAAAACACGGAATCACCGAATTCAAACTCAAGCTGTACGGAGATATCAAACCATACACCGATGAATATTCTGAATACGTGCAAAAACTTATCAGCTCATGACCAGAAAAAGCCGCAATATAAACGCGGCTTTTTTGTTTCCTTTTTGATACAATAGGCATTCATGAACAACCTCGACAAGCTCATCTCCCTCTTTGAATCCTTCCCGGGTGTCGGTGCGCGGCAAGCGAAGCGTTTTGCGTTTCATGTGCTCACCATGCCCGAAGCCGACTCAAAAGAGCTCTCGCGACTCGTAGCAGAGCTTAAAGGCAGTGTCGTAGAGTGTGTGAGCTGTCATCGCTTTTATGCTACCCAGCAAGGCGATACTTGCTCGATCTGCACCTCAGCCAATCGTGATCACAACCGTCTCCTGGTGGTAGAGCGCGATAGCGATGTGCAGGCGATTGAGCGCGCCGGCGTGTATGATGGACTGTATTTTATCCTCGGAGGCACCGCACCACTCCTCAACCAAGGCGAAAATACCAAGCTCCGCGCCGGCGCGCTCAAAGCTACCGTGGAGACTCGCCTCCCCGAAGGACTCTCCGAGATCATTCTCGGCTTCTCGATCAATCCAGACGGCGAGAATACAGCTCGCTTCGTCGAGTCAGTACTTGATCCGGTACTCGAAGGCACCGAAGTGAAGCTCTCCTATCTTGGTCGCGGCCTTTCTACCGGCAGCGAGCTCGAATACGCTGATCCAGAAACCATCAAGAACGCTCTCCAGAACCGCGCCTCACACACCTAACTACAAGCCATGTCGCGCCAGAAAATCATCCAAGAAAATGATGATGTGTTTGTGGACGATCTCTGTTAAGCGAGAGTTCTCAACCGAGACCCAATCATCAGGCGGCGTTCCTTGTTGCAACTCCCACCACGCTTCGACCTTTTCTGCGTCGGTCCCATCATAACCAGCCTCAACGATCTGGTCCTCTAGATACAACAAGAAACCTCTTCGCTCATTCTCAAACTGCTTCAGAAGCGCGACGTCTCTGTATATTCTCTCAAAGGCGTGATCTATCGCTCTAGATATATCTGACCCCTTCTCTGAACCTGATTCAATACTCATTTGATATTAGTATAACAAAAACCTCCCGTGTGGGAGGTTTTGTAGACTACTTACTTAATAGAGTCAATCTTGATCTCAGCGTAGTGCTGACGATGACCAATGCGTCGGTCGCGGTTACTCTTAGCCTTGTAGCGAACGATGGTCAATTTCTTGCCCTTCTTCTCGCCCAGGTAGGTAGCCTTCACCTTGGTACCAGTAGTTGGCGTACCGATCTTAGCTGATGAACCGTCGTCAGTCATGAGGACAGAGTCAAACTCGATCTTGTCGCCCTCCTGATGCTCACCAAGGAGTTCAACCAGCAAAGTATCGCCCTCGCGCACGACATACTGCTTCCCGCCAGTAGCGATCACAGCAAATGGTGCGGTGTTGGTTGTTTCTGTTGCCATATGTGGGCGCTATACTACAAGAAATAGTGCTTTTTTGCAATGCCTATACTGCAGGTAGCCCATTGACATTTACATATTTTTATGTATAATTTAAAAGTTACTTAAACCAGTTACTTGGAGACAGCTAGGATGAAAGAAATCCTCCTTGCGGTAATCGCGTTCATCATTTTTTGGTTGGCACAGAGGTCTACAATGTCGCACAGGAACTGCGAATCAGCAATGACCTCAAGGCGCAAGCCATGAACATCGACATCACTCCTATCCGGGAGAAGTATCCCGCTTTCGGTCTTGAAGACAAAAGCGAGTAACATACACCGCCGCGCCTTGCGACAGCTTGGCGCGGTTATTCAATATACAAGCACCCTCTTTGCTTTTCACTCCAAAACTGCTAAGGTTGCATATCTTACCTTGTGACCAACCGTAACTGAAAAGGAGGAAGATGTGAACCTTATCGTAAACTCAGGACCAACCACCAAGACTGACGCTGGCAGTGCGGCGTGTGACATTCACGGCAACACGCTCACTGCACAAACACCAGCCGGCACACTGCTCGACGCCGAAGTCAAGCTGCCCGGGATCACCGGAGAACGCAAGGAGTGGCGCCGCTTGGTCGTCAGGTTCTACGACCCGAACAAAGACGCTCTGTACACCCAGATCTACAGCCTGGTACCCGACGACATGATCGTCGAGTGATCACCCCGCCCCAGCTTCACGCTGGGGCTTTTTAAATATCGTCCTTTTGCGGCTTATCAAGCGTCAGCACGTCAACACCGATAGTTTCTCCTGTAATCCTGGTTACATCCTTATCGATCTTGTTTAGCTCCTTGTAGCCCGAGTTGTAGTGATTGACTGTCGTGGCCAGCGTATTACCGAGCTTTTGATAGAACTCTTCATAGCGTGCAATGTGCCCAGAAAGCTTCTCAACGTTCTTAATGATGTCTTGTGCTCGCTCCTCGATCTCAAGTGCCTTGAGGCCCTGCAGCACCGTCTGTAGATACGCCAGGAATGAAGTTGGCGATACTATGATGACTTTATACTTCCCGGCGGCGCGCTGGATAAGATTCTCCTCCCCCGCTCCAACCTTATTGGAAAGCAGATCATAGTAGATTCCTTCATGCGGAATAAACATAAACGCAAAGTCCGTGGTTTTTTCGGTCGGGCGGATGTACTTAGCAGTCTCAGTGATACGCAGCTTGAGGTCATTCACAAACGCCTTCTCAAACTGCACTTTCTCTGCGCCGTCGGCAGCTTCGGCAAAACGATTGTAGTTTTCGAGTGAAAACTTACTGTCGATCGGAATCACTTTCCCTTTCACAAACACCGCCGCATCGACGATCTCACCATCTTCAAAGGCGTACTGCATCTGGAAGCTCTCTGGCGGCAACACGTTCTGCAGCACCGTCTCAAGATAGTACTCGCCGAGAATCCCGCGCTGCTTTGGGTTCTTGAGAATATTCTGAAGCTCCTTAAGTTGATCGGCTACCTGAAAGACTTGCTTGGAACTTTCGCTCACTTCCGTCGTCTTCTGTACTACATTGCGGAGTTGTTCGTTCATTTCGCGGCTGATCTCCTGCATAAGTTCCTTACTGTCGCGAAATTGTAGCCGACTTCCCTCTTGCATAGCTTTGTTGGCTTCAGACAGACGGCTGTCCATCGTGCGCGACAACTCCTGCAGTTGCTGCTGCATCAGCAGCATACTCTCAGAATCTTCTTTCTTTTCTTCCTTCGGCTGTAACAGCTTGAACACCACAAATACATTCACGACCAGCAAAATAACTATCAGCGCAATCAAAACAATTTCCATATGAGGTACATAATACCATCTTTGTAAATTCATGATAAAATCGCTACATATGACATTACACGAACAGATCAAAAGCGAGCTAAAAGAAGCTCTCAAGGCTAAAGATCAAGTAAAACTCCGTACCGTACGCAGTATGCTTACTGCCTTTACGAACGAACTCGTTTCAAGCAGCCGCACCCCGCAGGATATGCTCAAAGACGACGAGGTCCTAGCAGTCATCAAGCGTCTCGCCAAGCAGCGCAAAGAGTCGATCGTGCAGTATGAGGAGAACAACCGCCCAGAACTTGCTGAACCAGAAAAAGAAGAACTCGTTGTATTAGAGAGTTATCTTCCTCAAATGATGAGTCAGGATGAAATTCGTCCGATCGTGGAAGCTAAAAAGGCTGAGCTCGGTATTGAAGACAAAAGCAAGATGGGAATGCTGGTGGGTGCTGTCATGAAGGAGCTCGCTGGCAAAGCAGACGGGGGTGATGTAAAAGCGGTAGTTGAGAGTCTTTTCTAACCACCAATCTATCTATGTCACACGAAAAACCAGTCGATCCATTGGAAGCTCTGAGACAACTACGAGAAAAAGTTGAAGCTAAAAAACACGAACGGCTTCCATCACGCTCATTTGAGTCTAATGGATACACCGTTACTGTCGAACTCAAAAAAGACGACACGAGAGTGGTCACCATGTACAAAGGCGGTCAAACATCCACCTTCAAGATCGATCAAAATGACTCATTCGAGTTCAACTCCCTGATTGGACTAGAAAATGAAGACATGCGGACCGAGAGCCCTGCCATGGCCAGGCAGCATTATGACGAATTCACTTCACTCCTTCAGAGCGGACAACTAGAAATAGTGACCAGCAGTGACGAAGAAGAATTTTAAAAAAACAATCACCCGCTCGGGTGATTGTTTTTTAGACGAGTATGACTATAATGCGCTCAGCGTTACGGAGGAACTGCCAATGGCCAAAACACGCGACTGGGAACGTCCGGCGCGTAACCGGCTGTTCCACCAATTGTACCTTGAGTATCAAGAGACTCTGATCAATAACAAGTACCTGCACGTTGACGCAGCAACGCACGAGACTGTTCGATTTTTGTTTGGTGGCGATACGATCACCTTTATTCGACAGTATGGATACGTACGCCAAACCACCTTTGGTGAGCGCGAACTTGAGTTTCTTGAGTGGTCATTTTTGAGACTACTCGCAGAAGAGCTCATGGAAGCGGTCTGGGCTGGTTACCGACCCGAACGCCGTGGTAAGCGAAGACGGATTCACTTGGTCACACTGACCGGGGACGATGACACCGACCATGCTGCTGAGTGCGCATACGTACGACTATTGCAAGTCTCCCGAGTCAAAACCATCTTCCTGGTCGGCGGTGATGAGGTAACATATGTGCGTGACCGAGGCTTTACAGATGAGACACTGCGTTTTGCAAGGGGACTTGATCGTAGCAATGAGCACTTTTACAGCACTCTTGCTACCGAACTCATGGAAGCGGTCACCAGAGGACACGACGAGACCAAACTAAATCGCAAGCCCAAACCTCGCAAGAAGCGGTTTCGACATAGCGTACCGATCCAAGGGAAGTTGTTCCTGTAGCGCCGCCAAAGTCTTGGCGGCGCTATTTACATGTGCTCTAAGAAATGTTTTAATCATTACGGCACAATAGTTCCCCAACGCAAACCAAAGGAGTTTTGCATGTCACAAAGCAATGTTGCACCGATCGCGCCACCGATCCAATCCTGGTCACTCGACCCAATAACCGCCACTCGCGCCACCGCCGGCGACTTAATGGCACTCATCGCCCACATGGATGGAAAGGTCTCGGTCATCCCGATCGAAGGCGGCACCAATGTCGCCATCTTCGCCGAAGACCCGATCGCCGCAGTCAAACTGGCCAACTGGATGAGACAGTACGTCCCGACCGCCACCGAGCGGTGGACCACCCTGGCAGCGATCTCTAACTGACGACCCCTCCCCCATGTGTCGTCAGGGCCGCGCGATAGCGCGGCCTTTTTATTTATGAAAATGTAGTAGCGTCTGCCACATCAAACTCTCCCACCTTGGTACGACGAAGATTTTGGAGCGTAGCAGGATAGTTAAGGCGGCGGCCGAGCTCCTCGGCAAGAGAACGAATGTACGTACCCGAACCGACCGCGAAGCGAATGGTCGCCACCGCTCGGCCGCCGCCGACTTCTACTCCCAGAAGCTCAGCTTCGTCCATTCGCATGGTACGAAATGGCACTTCGGTGACCACCTCCCCTTTCTGTTCAGCCTTGCGAGCACGCTTGTACATGGGCACACCATCCACTTTGATCGCGCTGTAGGCAGAGACAAGCAGCTCTAGTTCGCCGAGCATATCGGTGAGGGCGGCGGAAATTTTGCTCCGCAAAATTTCCGCCGCCTCAACCACCACTTTCTCCTCCATCACCTCCCCTTCTAAATCTCCCGTCGTCCGCCGCTCACCGAGACGCACCTCTGCTACATACTCTTTATCGAGCTTGGTGAGCTCAGTAAGCTGTTTAGTTCCTTTTCCAACTCCGAGTACCATCAAACCGGTTGCTAGCGGATCAAGTGTACCGGCGTGTCCCATTTTGGGTGCTTTTTCACCATTGTGAGTATCACTGTACATGCGACGCAAACGACGGATCACGTCAAACGACGTGATCCCTTTTGGTTTGTCTATGAGTAAAATTTCTGTACCCCAGTTCATCCTCACTCAATTGTGTCCGCGCCAAGCTGAATCATCTGTAAAATATTTTTTACTAGCCATGTCGGGATAATAGCTTAATGCAGCAGATATCCCTAAGATAAATAATAACAACAATATCCACACAGTAGCGATCTTTACTAACTTTAACCAGTCGTTCATACGTTCCCTACACAAACGCCATCAACTTCACCAAGAAGAAGCAGAAGAAGAGGAGCATTGCCATACCTTCCCAGCGTTGCACCTGTCGTGCGAGACCGTTTACAAAGAGAATCAGTGATGCTGCTACCATGATCCAAATACCAAGCCCCATCACAACCTCACCAGCATCAAGTGGTGCGATCAATCCAGGGATACCAGCCACCAGAAGAATATTAAACGCATTAGAACCAAAGATGTTTCCAATCGCAAGGTCGGTCTCGTTAGACTTGATGGCCTGTAGTGAAACAAAAAGCTCAGGTAGCGATGTACCGATAGCGATTGCTCCAATGGACACAAGACCAATTGGTACAGAAAGACCTGTCGCAATTTCTACCGCCATCTGCACTGTGTAATGTGCACCACCAAGGACTGCTGCAATCCCGAGAATAACAAACACAACAGACTTGACCGTAACTTTGTCATGACCATTCCTCACCTCCATTTCCTTCTTGGCTTTATTGCCTGAAGAAAAGAGATACCAGATGTACACACAGAGCGTACCTGTGAGCAGCCACGCTTCAATCTGATCAATCTTGCCATCCCAAATACTTGCGACGAAGTGTACTGTTGCGATAAAGAAGATCGGCAGCTCTGTCTGTAGAAGATTCTTATTGATCATCACTGGTCCGCCCATCATTGCAAGCACACCCACAATCAGGAGAATGTTTGTAATATTTGAACCAACTACGTTCGCAATTACGATCTCGCTCGTGTCTGCCAACACCGCAGCCAGTGAAGACGCCAGCTCAGGCAGTGATGTACCAAGCCCAACAATCAATACTCCAATTGCAAACGGACTCATACCAAACGCAGAACCAATCCGCTTCGCACCCTCAACAAAGAGATCTGCACCGCGAACCAGCACAAACAACGCTACCAGCAAAATTCCAACTGAAGGTAAAAGTGATACAAGCATATAGGAAAAGTATACCTTAGAGCACGAGTAGTGATGGATCGAATACGAGGACAGCGCCAAGCACAAGCATCAAGAGACCACCAATGAGCAGTGAAAGTTGTGCGTATTTCGCACCGTGAGACTGCAACTTACTATAACCCCAAATAGCGAGACCAAAGACGATCAGGTCGTCCACCATGTACCCAATGGTGTAAATGAGAATATACCACTGCCGTTCCATAAAGCTCAGCATATTGAGCTCAAGGATCTTCGTGTACGCCTGCGGAATACCGATCGAACATGCGAATTCAATGATGTTCACCGAAAATGCAATCACCAAAATAGCGAAGATAGACGCAATAGTGACTGGCTGATGCACGATCGCCTTGAATTTATCGATCGTCTTTGACTGTGTTTC
Above is a window of Candidatus Nomurabacteria bacterium DNA encoding:
- the recR gene encoding recombination protein RecR; amino-acid sequence: MNNLDKLISLFESFPGVGARQAKRFAFHVLTMPEADSKELSRLVAELKGSVVECVSCHRFYATQQGDTCSICTSANRDHNRLLVVERDSDVQAIERAGVYDGLYFILGGTAPLLNQGENTKLRAGALKATVETRLPEGLSEIILGFSINPDGENTARFVESVLDPVLEGTEVKLSYLGRGLSTGSELEYADPETIKNALQNRASHT
- a CDS encoding calcium/sodium antiporter; protein product: MLVSLLPSVGILLVALFVLVRGADLFVEGAKRIGSAFGMSPFAIGVLIVGLGTSLPELASSLAAVLADTSEIVIANVVGSNITNILLIVGVLAMMGGPVMINKNLLQTELPIFFIATVHFVASIWDGKIDQIEAWLLTGTLCVYIWYLFSSGNKAKKEMEVRNGHDKVTVKSVVFVILGIAAVLGGAHYTVQMAVEIATGLSVPIGLVSIGAIAIGTSLPELFVSLQAIKSNETDLAIGNIFGSNAFNILLVAGIPGLIAPLDAGEVVMGLGIWIMVAASLILFVNGLARQVQRWEGMAMLLFFCFFLVKLMAFV
- a CDS encoding GatB/YqeY domain-containing protein; protein product: MTLHEQIKSELKEALKAKDQVKLRTVRSMLTAFTNELVSSSRTPQDMLKDDEVLAVIKRLAKQRKESIVQYEENNRPELAEPEKEELVVLESYLPQMMSQDEIRPIVEAKKAELGIEDKSKMGMLVGAVMKELAGKADGGDVKAVVESLF
- a CDS encoding cysteine--tRNA ligase; translation: MRDITLYNTESGEPEIFVPLSDKEVKMYSCGPTVYDYAHVGNLRSYVFADILKRVLIRNGYIVKHTINFTDFGHLTDDGDAGEDKMMKGLKREGLPVTLDAMRQLSDRYIKAFKDDFDELRIMPPDTWARASEYVNKQISLIKTLDEKGFTYETSDGLYFDISKFPTYGRLGKINLKKLKSGARVEVNTEKKHPADFAVWKKSELGWDSKWGKGFPGWHVECSAMAMDTLGKQIDIHTGGIDHIPVHHNAEICQSEAATGKQFVKYWMHNAFITIDSTKIAKSLGNSITMRHLRDRGFSGDDYRYWLLTAHYRSPANFSWEALKAAKQALFRLKRYVYEEFKQKTATPDQTYLDRFDTCLANDLDTPGAIATLWDMVNDKKLDAKVKCGTLMSMDEVLDIGLSDDLYDGQRSLGVVAHDDLPEKIQALIDEREAARIARNWEMADALRDKLKLEGYELEDTPLGPKVTKV
- the rplU gene encoding 50S ribosomal protein L21, whose amino-acid sequence is MATETTNTAPFAVIATGGKQYVVREGDTLLVELLGEHQEGDKIEFDSVLMTDDGSSAKIGTPTTGTKVKATYLGEKKGKKLTIVRYKAKSNRDRRIGHRQHYAEIKIDSIK
- the dnaB gene encoding replicative DNA helicase — encoded protein: MSVEHNRALRTPPSNIDAEKALLGAIILKPDVMHDISVTIWPESFYADKHAKIFQAISAIFSGGDPIDTVSVVTKLKDMNQLDRVGGASYITELIETVPAAGNAMYYANQVQNKATLRNLIHAADDIAEIGYSDPETVDEALDQAEKKIFQATQAPSAQKFRPIGSALTEAWERFEHLAENPQDKRGVPSGFTALDNLLAGFQKSDLVILAARPSMGKTTFALDLARNAALLHGASVGIFSLEMSDQQLVDRMLAAEAGVDSWKLRTGRLSNDSEYEALQGAMTKLAKAPIHIIDEAAMNIVKMRSAARRLKNEHGLDMLIVDYLQLMSPTLTKGSDSMVQQITEISRSLKILAKEMEIPVIALSQLSRAVEQRGGKPRLSDLRDSGSIEQDADVVMFIHREDKMNKDKEAERPNIAEILVEKHRNGAVGMAELYFDGQHVRFLNLDTHHAAAPGGGDDF
- a CDS encoding DNA recombination protein RmuC, with amino-acid sequence MEIVLIALIVILLVVNVFVVFKLLQPKEEKKEDSESMLLMQQQLQELSRTMDSRLSEANKAMQEGSRLQFRDSKELMQEISREMNEQLRNVVQKTTEVSESSKQVFQVADQLKELQNILKNPKQRGILGEYYLETVLQNVLPPESFQMQYAFEDGEIVDAAVFVKGKVIPIDSKFSLENYNRFAEAADGAEKVQFEKAFVNDLKLRITETAKYIRPTEKTTDFAFMFIPHEGIYYDLLSNKVGAGEENLIQRAAGKYKVIIVSPTSFLAYLQTVLQGLKALEIEERAQDIIKNVEKLSGHIARYEEFYQKLGNTLATTVNHYNSGYKELNKIDKDVTRITGETIGVDVLTLDKPQKDDI
- the truB gene encoding tRNA pseudouridine(55) synthase TruB, coding for MNWGTEILLIDKPKGITSFDVIRRLRRMYSDTHNGEKAPKMGHAGTLDPLATGLMVLGVGKGTKQLTELTKLDKEYVAEVRLGERRTTGDLEGEVMEEKVVVEAAEILRSKISAALTDMLGELELLVSAYSAIKVDGVPMYKRARKAEQKGEVVTEVPFRTMRMDEAELLGVEVGGGRAVATIRFAVGSGTYIRSLAEELGRRLNYPATLQNLRRTKVGEFDVADATTFS